The proteins below come from a single Mustela erminea isolate mMusErm1 chromosome 14, mMusErm1.Pri, whole genome shotgun sequence genomic window:
- the LOC116572773 gene encoding olfactory receptor 6C75-like has translation MMMWKEMSMEMGNWTTVQEFTLEGFPAMQHLGKVLFFVHLLAYLASIAGNAVIVTITCADSRLHTPMYFFLSIFSFFECCFISAVIPKLLVIFLSGKQTISFPACFIQAFVFVFLGATGFLLIAVMSLDRCVAICKPLHYPTIMNLKTCFLLVTACFALAFTLITGPVVTVSQLSFCGPHVIPHFFCDIGPLIHLSCSDTKSVEMLAFVLALFILLTSLIITIIAYSNIVVTIIRLPSAKEKQKAFSTCSSHLIVLSLMYGSCVFIYVKPKQTNRLDSNREAALVNTVVTPLLNPVIYTLRNKQVHQALREMMCRIKISR, from the coding sequence ATGATGATGTGGAAAGAGATGTCCATGGAAATGGGGAATTGGACAACTGTCCAAGAATTCACCTTGGAGGGGTTTCCTGCCATGCAGCACCTAGGAAAGGTCCTCTTCTTTGTACACCTCCTGGCGTACCTGGCATCCATTGCAGGTAATGCAGTCATAGTCACTATCACCTGTGCTGACTCCAGGCTCCACACACCTATGTACTTTTTCCTcagcattttctccttctttgagTGTTGTTTCATAAGTGCCGTTATTCCTAAGTTGCTTGTCATCTTTCTCTCAGGCAAGCAAACCATTTCTTTTCCCGCTTGTTTCATACAAGcatttgtctttgtatttctggGAGCAACAGGTTTCCTCCTCATAGCAGTGATGTCTCTGGATAGGTGTGTGGCCATTTGCAAGCCTCTGCATTACCCGACCATCATGAACCTGAAGACTTGCTTCCTCCTGGTTACTGCCTGTTTTGCTTTGGCCTTCACTCTCATCACTGGTCCAGTAGTAACGGTTTCCCAGTTATCCTTCTGTGGTCCTCATGTCATCCCCCACTTCTTCTGTGACATTGGCCCCCTGATTCATCTCTCCTGTTCTGACACCAAGTCTGTTGAAATGTTGGCTTTTGTCCTTGCTTTATTTATCCTTTTGACATCCCTTATTATAACCATCATTGCCTACAGCAACATAGTAGTCACAATCATACGACTCCCATCAGCtaaggagaaacagaaagcttTCTCCACCTGCTCTTCCCACCTCATAGTTCTCTCACTGATGTACGGCAGCTGTGTGTTCATATATGTGAAACCAAAGCAAACGAACAGGCTGGACTCCAACAGGGAGGCTGCCCTTGTGAACACGGTGGTGACCCCATTGCTCAACCCTGTTATCTATACTCTGAGGAACAAGCAGGTCCACCAGGCTCTGAGGGAGATGATGTGcagaataaaaatatcaagataa